In Ectothiorhodospiraceae bacterium 2226, a single window of DNA contains:
- a CDS encoding LysR family transcriptional regulator, with protein sequence MVDETETLGGALEDVRAYCAVVELGTISAAARQLGETKGGISRRISRLERRLDTALLARTPRAVSATEEGLAFYAKARDALTLLADAVEGARQARSVPRGHLRVTAPHDLGLEVLPELVVAFRAVHPQITVELVLSDALLDLAAHRIDLALRATTDPLPDMGYRASTLIDFHLRLYAAPAVFAAHGMPRTPADLAAYDLVVARGLTGAGARLRLGGARGQQTEVLVRPAVQASDFAGVHRLLVAGGGVGILPDVVAAGSVAAGQLVPVLSGWTFARGRLHAISVGGAEAPARVRVFRDFLRTALSGRAGVVPGVQR encoded by the coding sequence ATGGTTGATGAAACGGAAACCCTGGGCGGCGCCCTTGAGGATGTGCGGGCTTACTGCGCGGTGGTGGAGCTCGGCACCATCTCGGCGGCCGCGCGCCAGCTCGGCGAGACCAAGGGCGGCATCAGCCGCCGCATCTCGCGCCTGGAACGGCGCCTGGACACGGCGCTGCTGGCGCGCACGCCGCGGGCGGTGAGCGCCACCGAGGAGGGGTTGGCGTTCTACGCCAAGGCGCGCGATGCCCTCACGCTGCTGGCGGACGCGGTCGAGGGGGCGCGTCAGGCGCGCTCGGTGCCTCGCGGCCACCTGCGCGTTACGGCGCCGCACGACCTCGGACTGGAGGTGCTGCCTGAGCTGGTGGTCGCGTTTCGCGCCGTCCATCCGCAGATCACGGTGGAACTGGTGCTGAGCGACGCCCTGCTCGACCTCGCCGCGCACCGCATCGACCTTGCCCTGCGCGCCACCACCGACCCGCTGCCCGATATGGGCTACCGCGCCTCGACCCTGATCGATTTCCACCTGCGGCTGTACGCCGCGCCGGCTGTCTTCGCAGCCCACGGGATGCCGCGCACCCCCGCCGACCTCGCGGCGTACGACCTCGTGGTCGCGCGCGGACTCACCGGCGCCGGTGCGCGGCTGCGTCTCGGCGGCGCGCGCGGCCAGCAGACCGAGGTGCTTGTCCGGCCGGCGGTGCAGGCCAGCGACTTCGCCGGGGTACATCGCCTGCTGGTGGCCGGCGGTGGCGTGGGTATCCTGCCCGACGTCGTGGCGGCCGGTTCGGTGGCGGCCGGGCAGCTGGTGCCGGTGCTGTCCGGCTGGACCTTCGCGCGCGGGCGCCTTCATGCGATCAGCGTCGGCGGCGCGGAAGCCCCGGCGCGGGTACGCGTGTTCCGTGACTTCCTGCGTACCGCGCTCAGCGGGCGCGCCGGTGTGGTGCCGGGCGTCCAGAGATGA
- a CDS encoding DoxX family protein → MSLSTQFSDTTVSRSGASTDQLAALAWPMVRIVTGLLLIPHGAQKLFGWFGGHGLAGTAQFFETALNMSPGLLWAGLAGAVEVFGGIALVLGLFTRTAALAVAVLMAVAITVHLPQGFFWNAGGFEYPLMWGVLALALVLRGGGPYSLDARLGLRF, encoded by the coding sequence ATGAGCCTGAGCACCCAGTTTTCCGACACCACGGTCTCCCGCAGCGGCGCGAGCACCGACCAGCTCGCGGCGCTTGCCTGGCCGATGGTGCGCATCGTCACCGGCCTGTTGCTCATCCCCCACGGCGCGCAAAAGCTGTTCGGCTGGTTCGGCGGCCACGGCCTGGCGGGCACCGCCCAATTCTTCGAGACCGCGCTCAACATGAGCCCGGGCCTGCTGTGGGCCGGCTTGGCGGGAGCCGTGGAGGTATTCGGCGGCATCGCGCTGGTGTTGGGCCTGTTCACCCGCACGGCGGCACTGGCGGTGGCGGTGCTGATGGCGGTGGCCATCACGGTCCACTTGCCGCAGGGCTTCTTCTGGAACGCCGGCGGCTTCGAGTACCCGCTGATGTGGGGCGTGCTCGCGCTGGCGTTGGTCCTGCGCGGCGGCGGCCCGTACTCGCTGGACGCGCGGCTCGGCCTGCGGTTCTAA
- the pgeF gene encoding peptidoglycan editing factor PgeF, with product MSDLPVFEADWPAPPGVRACTTTRAGGVSAPPYESLNLALHVGDDPQAVAANRARLREALALPGEPCWLNQVHGMRVAAADELCVSGAPRGRPGAVPPEADAAHTAQGGVVLAVLTADCLPVVFAARRGERLAVAHAGWRGLAAGVLEATVAAMQVPGAEILAWLGPAIGPRAFEVGPEVRDAFVAQDAASAGAFTPGPGDRSYADLYALARRRLARVGVTSVYGGGACTFHDPRFYSYRRAATTGRMATLVWRIPH from the coding sequence GTGAGCGATCTGCCGGTCTTCGAGGCCGACTGGCCCGCCCCGCCCGGCGTACGCGCCTGCACCACCACGCGCGCCGGCGGCGTCAGCGCGCCGCCCTACGAGAGCCTGAATCTCGCCCTGCACGTGGGCGACGACCCGCAGGCGGTGGCGGCGAACCGCGCCCGGCTGCGCGAGGCTCTGGCGCTGCCGGGCGAGCCGTGCTGGCTGAATCAGGTGCATGGGATGCGCGTGGCCGCGGCCGATGAACTATGCGTGTCCGGTGCGCCCCGCGGGCGACCCGGCGCGGTGCCGCCCGAGGCCGACGCCGCGCATACCGCGCAGGGGGGCGTCGTGCTGGCGGTGCTGACTGCCGACTGCCTGCCGGTGGTGTTCGCCGCGCGCCGCGGTGAGCGGCTCGCGGTGGCCCACGCGGGTTGGCGCGGACTGGCCGCCGGCGTGCTGGAGGCTACCGTGGCGGCCATGCAGGTGCCGGGCGCGGAGATTCTGGCGTGGCTCGGCCCGGCCATCGGGCCGCGCGCGTTCGAGGTGGGGCCGGAGGTGCGGGACGCCTTTGTGGCTCAGGATGCGGCCAGCGCGGGGGCTTTTACGCCGGGGCCCGGCGACCGCAGCTACGCCGATCTCTATGCGTTGGCGCGGCGGCGCCTGGCGCGCGTCGGGGTGACGTCCGTGTATGGCGGCGGCGCGTGCACCTTTCACGATCCACGCTTTTATTCCTACCGTCGCGCGGCCACCACCGGCCGCATGGCCACGCTGGTGTGGCGCATTCCCCACTGA
- the rluD gene encoding 23S rRNA pseudouridine(1911/1915/1917) synthase RluD: MQRSLRAQCRVPMELAGRRLDQALVELFPDYSRSRLQQWVREGRVQLDARRPKSKDKLRGGELIELDAVMEEQGEWEAEPIALQVVYEDDDLLVIDKPPGLVVHPAAGHAGGTLLNALLHHAPALKHLPRAGIVHRLDKDTSGLLVVAKSLRAHKSLVEQLRVRSMSREYLALVQGVVIAGGTVEGAIGRHPVDRKRMALVSSGKEATTHYRVLARYRGQSLLRVALETGRTHQIRVHMAHIRHPLVGDPVYGGRPRPPAGASEALREALQGFRRQALHAARLALAHPADGRPVVWEAPAPADMQALIAALEADAEAHA; the protein is encoded by the coding sequence ATGCAGCGTAGTTTGCGCGCCCAGTGTCGCGTGCCGATGGAATTGGCCGGGCGACGACTCGACCAGGCCTTGGTGGAGCTGTTCCCGGATTACTCGCGCTCGCGCCTGCAGCAATGGGTGCGCGAGGGCCGCGTGCAGCTCGACGCGCGGCGCCCCAAGTCCAAGGACAAGCTGCGCGGCGGCGAGCTGATCGAGCTCGACGCGGTGATGGAGGAGCAGGGCGAGTGGGAGGCCGAGCCCATCGCGCTGCAGGTGGTGTACGAGGACGACGATCTGTTGGTGATCGACAAGCCGCCGGGCCTGGTGGTGCACCCGGCCGCGGGCCATGCCGGCGGCACGCTGCTGAACGCCTTGCTGCACCACGCGCCCGCGCTCAAGCACCTGCCGCGGGCGGGCATCGTCCACCGGCTGGACAAGGACACCAGCGGTCTGCTGGTGGTGGCCAAGAGCCTGCGCGCGCACAAATCGCTGGTGGAGCAGCTGCGCGTGCGCAGCATGAGCCGCGAGTACCTGGCACTGGTGCAAGGCGTGGTGATCGCCGGCGGGACGGTGGAAGGGGCGATCGGCCGCCATCCGGTGGACCGCAAGCGCATGGCGCTGGTGAGCAGCGGCAAGGAGGCCACCACCCATTACCGCGTGCTGGCGCGCTACCGCGGGCAGAGCCTGCTGCGCGTTGCGCTGGAAACCGGCCGTACCCACCAGATACGCGTGCACATGGCCCACATCCGCCATCCGCTGGTCGGCGACCCCGTCTACGGCGGGCGACCTCGCCCGCCGGCGGGGGCGAGCGAGGCACTGCGCGAGGCCCTGCAGGGCTTTCGCCGTCAGGCGCTGCATGCCGCGCGTCTGGCGCTGGCACATCCGGCCGACGGGCGCCCCGTGGTGTGGGAGGCGCCCGCGCCGGCCGACATGCAGGCGCTGATCGCGGCGCTGGAGGCCGATGCCGAGGCGCACGCGTGA
- a CDS encoding nitroreductase family protein has product MWDFFETVRHRHSVRKYQSGRPVEREKLHAVLEMACAAPSAGDLQAYRVVVVQDEARRQALSAAAHGQDFVGQAPVCFVFCSEPDRAAARYGDRGRQLYALQDATIAAAYAQLAIVAAGMGSTWIGYFDEDQVRRALDLEDGLLPVALLAVGYPAELPEPTPRRRLDEMVRYL; this is encoded by the coding sequence ATGTGGGACTTCTTCGAGACCGTGCGACACCGCCACTCGGTGCGCAAGTACCAGAGCGGACGCCCCGTCGAACGCGAGAAGCTGCACGCCGTTCTGGAGATGGCCTGCGCCGCGCCCTCGGCGGGTGACCTGCAGGCCTACCGGGTTGTCGTGGTACAGGACGAGGCGCGGCGCCAAGCGCTGAGCGCCGCCGCCCACGGTCAGGACTTCGTCGGGCAGGCGCCGGTCTGCTTCGTCTTCTGCAGTGAACCCGACCGCGCCGCGGCGCGCTACGGTGACCGGGGCCGCCAACTGTACGCCCTGCAGGACGCCACCATCGCCGCGGCCTATGCCCAGCTTGCCATCGTCGCCGCCGGTATGGGCTCGACCTGGATCGGGTACTTCGATGAAGATCAGGTACGCCGGGCGCTCGATCTGGAAGACGGCCTGCTCCCGGTCGCCTTGCTGGCGGTCGGCTACCCCGCCGAACTCCCCGAACCCACCCCGCGGCGGCGCCTCGACGAGATGGTGCGCTACCTGTAG
- a CDS encoding DUF1294 domain-containing protein yields the protein MSASGRSRRRPSATEYVRPTARPTRHRARRERRVEAPRARRAPLALPAGFVLLLGALAAWGRLPWPIVIAYVILSLLAFAVYAVDKTAAMRGAWRTPERTLHLLALVGGWPGAWAAQRLLHHKSRKPGFRVRFWGTVVVNVLAVAWLLTPGGRAVLSALG from the coding sequence GTGAGCGCCTCCGGGCGGAGTCGTCGGCGCCCGAGCGCCACCGAGTACGTGCGCCCGACCGCGCGCCCGACGCGGCACCGCGCCAGGCGGGAGCGCCGGGTGGAGGCCCCACGCGCGCGACGCGCGCCTTTGGCCCTGCCCGCTGGCTTTGTGCTGCTGCTCGGCGCCCTCGCCGCGTGGGGCCGCTTGCCGTGGCCGATCGTCATCGCTTACGTGATCCTCAGTCTGCTCGCCTTCGCGGTGTACGCCGTCGACAAGACGGCCGCCATGCGCGGCGCATGGCGCACGCCCGAGCGCACGCTGCACCTGCTGGCGCTGGTCGGCGGCTGGCCCGGCGCCTGGGCGGCCCAGCGACTGTTGCATCACAAGTCACGCAAACCCGGCTTTCGCGTGCGCTTCTGGGGCACCGTGGTCGTGAACGTCCTGGCGGTGGCGTGGCTGCTCACCCCCGGTGGCCGCGCGGTGCTCAGCGCGCTGGGGTGA
- a CDS encoding DUF488 family protein, with protein sequence MARPDIRIKRMYETVSPQDGQRVLVARVWPRGRTKEQVRAELWLKDAAPSTALRKWFGHEPRRWAQFKDCYFAELDQRGEALDPLRAIAAADTLTLLYAARDPEHNHALALREYLLTHRWASHGRWGRAHAAHR encoded by the coding sequence ATGGCCCGGCCCGACATCCGCATCAAGCGCATGTACGAGACCGTCTCGCCGCAAGATGGACAGCGTGTACTGGTGGCTCGGGTCTGGCCGCGCGGGCGCACGAAGGAGCAGGTGCGCGCCGAGCTTTGGCTGAAGGACGCCGCCCCCAGCACCGCGCTACGCAAGTGGTTCGGGCACGAGCCCAGGCGCTGGGCGCAGTTCAAGGATTGCTACTTCGCGGAACTCGACCAGCGTGGCGAGGCGCTTGACCCACTGCGCGCGATCGCCGCCGCCGACACGCTCACCCTCCTCTACGCCGCACGCGACCCGGAACACAATCACGCCCTCGCGTTGCGCGAATACCTCCTCACGCACCGCTGGGCATCCCATGGGCGATGGGGGCGCGCCCACGCGGCGCACCGCTGA
- a CDS encoding outer membrane protein assembly factor BamD — MTRIARIFVVAWLALALAGCATLGRDETADWSAERFYEEGRSAMDAGDYEKAAGLFERLEARFPHGPYAQQAQLELPYAYYRGREPASAIAAADRFIQLHPRHEHVDYAYYIRGLASFQHAETRMERLFRQDAAERDPQAARESFAYFRELVQRFPDSRYAEDATERMIHLRNMLARYELHVANYYFRRGAMLAAANRAKYVVENYDQTPSVPDALAMMAQAYGELGQDDLADDAREVLRLNFPDHPAAQAPRAQRGN, encoded by the coding sequence ATGACACGGATCGCACGCATTTTTGTCGTGGCGTGGCTCGCCTTGGCGCTCGCCGGCTGCGCGACGCTCGGCCGGGACGAGACCGCCGACTGGAGCGCCGAGCGCTTCTACGAGGAGGGCCGCTCGGCCATGGACGCCGGCGACTACGAGAAGGCCGCCGGCCTCTTCGAGCGCCTGGAGGCGCGCTTCCCCCACGGTCCGTATGCCCAGCAGGCCCAGCTGGAGCTGCCCTATGCCTATTACCGCGGACGGGAGCCCGCCTCCGCCATCGCCGCGGCCGATCGCTTCATCCAGCTGCACCCGCGCCACGAGCATGTGGATTACGCCTACTACATCCGCGGCCTGGCCAGCTTCCAGCACGCCGAGACGCGGATGGAGCGCCTGTTCCGTCAGGACGCCGCCGAGCGTGACCCGCAGGCCGCCCGCGAATCCTTCGCCTACTTCCGCGAGCTGGTGCAGCGTTTCCCGGACAGCCGCTACGCCGAGGACGCCACCGAGCGCATGATCCACCTGCGCAACATGCTGGCCCGCTATGAGCTGCACGTCGCGAATTACTACTTCCGCCGCGGCGCCATGCTGGCCGCCGCGAACCGCGCCAAGTACGTGGTGGAGAACTACGATCAAACGCCCTCGGTACCCGACGCCCTGGCGATGATGGCGCAGGCGTACGGTGAACTCGGGCAAGACGACCTGGCCGACGACGCACGCGAGGTCCTGCGGCTAAACTTCCCGGACCACCCCGCCGCGCAAGCCCCGCGGGCGCAGCGCGGCAACTAG